In one Candidatus Planktophila vernalis genomic region, the following are encoded:
- a CDS encoding regulatory protein RecX, which translates to MAQNALVARAKSKGELLAHLKKRGVEDDVANATIYKLTENGLINDAEFAKAWTQSRHNAKKLSKRIIAGELRTRGVDQSTIDEALDEIDDESEYRTAFSLAMKKYSTMSRMEPEVQIRRIQSLLQRKGFGFGVIGRVIRELDIHSGEQL; encoded by the coding sequence ATTGCACAAAATGCTTTGGTTGCGCGGGCCAAGAGTAAGGGTGAGCTCTTGGCTCACCTTAAAAAGCGAGGCGTTGAGGATGATGTTGCCAATGCAACCATTTATAAGTTAACCGAAAACGGTTTAATCAATGATGCTGAGTTTGCGAAAGCATGGACTCAATCTCGTCACAACGCCAAAAAACTCTCAAAGCGCATCATTGCAGGAGAGCTGCGCACCAGGGGAGTAGATCAAAGCACTATCGATGAGGCCCTAGATGAGATTGATGATGAATCTGAATACCGAACAGCTTTTTCTTTGGCAATGAAAAAGTACTCAACAATGTCTCGGATGGAACCAGAAGTTCAGATTCGTAGAATTCAATCCTTATTACAACGCAAAGGTTTTGGCTTTGGTGTTATCGGCCGTGTTATTCGCGAGCTAGATATTCACTCAGGCGAGCAGCTGTAG